The Streptomyces achromogenes genome window below encodes:
- a CDS encoding calcium-binding protein translates to MATVLALVLTLPGTAAAAPGGLDTTFSGDGKVLTGIADDDRADDVAVQPDGKIVSVGASVDESAVESRFALTRHNPDGTPDTGFGGDGTVTTAVNNMSPSLQWSEAHAVALQADGKIVVVGSSWREYEDCCWFVVARYNPDGTLDGSFSGDGRVFADFDGPTEALDVAIDPAGRIVAAGSAGGRMAVLRLTGDGTPDTTFGGDGTVTANPAGPVPQEGGDGRALALQPDGKIVVGGQVGSTRFDFALMRFNADGGVDTSFDGDGIVRTDFGDYEAVEGIALQPDGKIVAAGGSGARFALARYLPNGALDTSFDGNGRVITPGGGAADVRLQLSDGRIVVAGSNGPGGDLAVLRYNPDGSQDTGFGTGGLATADFGGNDAARGVALQTDGKIVAAGGGGPDNDFALARFEGGGSSPPPAGVDLSVTKSGPTTVSIGDRATYTVRVTNNSTIASATGVSLSDTLSGVAVSVVSATTGSGTCTTTATTASCSLGALAPGSVATVTVAVEPRATGTLTDRATVGAAQSDPNAGDNTATAITTVDNARGCTRVGTSGNDTITGTFGNDVICALGGDDTVDAGSGNDIVHGGYGNDRLDGGFGNDTLTAGPGNDNLIGNSGTDNLNTVDNVAGNDTANGGPQTDTCTTDAGDTRLSCP, encoded by the coding sequence GTGGCGACCGTCCTGGCCCTGGTCCTCACTCTTCCCGGCACCGCAGCCGCGGCCCCCGGCGGCCTGGATACCACCTTCAGCGGTGACGGCAAGGTGCTCACCGGCATCGCCGACGACGATCGCGCCGACGACGTGGCGGTGCAGCCCGACGGAAAGATCGTCTCCGTCGGTGCCTCCGTCGACGAATCGGCGGTGGAGAGCCGCTTCGCGCTGACCCGCCACAACCCGGACGGCACCCCCGACACCGGCTTCGGCGGTGACGGCACGGTGACGACCGCCGTCAACAACATGAGCCCGAGCCTCCAGTGGAGCGAGGCACACGCCGTGGCGCTGCAGGCCGACGGCAAGATCGTGGTGGTGGGCAGCAGCTGGCGGGAGTACGAGGACTGTTGCTGGTTCGTGGTGGCGCGCTACAACCCCGACGGCACCCTGGACGGCTCCTTCAGCGGCGACGGCCGGGTCTTCGCCGACTTCGACGGCCCTACCGAGGCCCTCGACGTGGCCATCGACCCGGCCGGCAGGATCGTCGCGGCGGGCTCTGCCGGGGGGCGCATGGCGGTGCTCCGCCTCACCGGCGACGGCACCCCGGACACCACGTTCGGGGGCGACGGCACGGTGACCGCCAACCCGGCGGGCCCGGTTCCGCAGGAGGGCGGTGACGGCCGGGCCCTGGCGCTGCAGCCGGACGGCAAGATCGTCGTCGGCGGCCAAGTCGGCTCGACCAGGTTCGACTTCGCGCTGATGCGCTTCAACGCCGACGGCGGCGTGGACACGAGCTTCGACGGCGACGGCATCGTCCGCACGGACTTCGGCGACTACGAGGCCGTGGAAGGAATCGCGCTCCAGCCCGACGGGAAGATCGTCGCCGCCGGCGGGAGCGGCGCCAGGTTCGCCCTGGCCCGCTACCTCCCGAACGGCGCCCTGGACACGAGCTTCGACGGCAACGGCAGGGTGATCACACCCGGCGGCGGCGCAGCGGACGTAAGGCTGCAGCTGAGCGACGGCCGGATCGTCGTCGCCGGAAGCAACGGACCCGGCGGCGATCTCGCCGTCCTGCGCTACAACCCCGACGGCAGCCAGGACACCGGCTTCGGCACCGGCGGCCTGGCGACCGCGGACTTCGGCGGCAACGACGCCGCCCGCGGCGTGGCCCTGCAGACGGACGGCAAGATCGTCGCCGCCGGCGGGGGCGGCCCGGACAACGACTTCGCCCTGGCCCGCTTCGAGGGCGGTGGCTCATCGCCGCCACCGGCCGGCGTGGACCTGTCGGTGACGAAGTCCGGTCCCACCACGGTCAGCATCGGTGACCGGGCCACCTACACCGTGCGGGTGACCAACAACAGCACCATCGCCTCCGCCACCGGCGTCTCCCTGTCCGACACGCTCAGCGGCGTCGCCGTCTCGGTCGTCTCGGCGACCACCGGCTCCGGCACCTGCACCACCACCGCCACCACCGCGAGCTGCTCCCTCGGCGCCCTCGCCCCCGGATCCGTCGCCACGGTGACGGTCGCCGTCGAGCCGCGCGCCACCGGCACGCTCACCGACCGGGCCACCGTCGGTGCCGCCCAGAGCGACCCGAACGCCGGCGACAACACCGCCACGGCGATCACCACGGTCGACAACGCGCGCGGCTGCACCCGCGTCGGCACCAGCGGCAACGACACCATCACCGGCACCTTCGGCAACGACGTGATCTGCGCCCTCGGCGGCGACGACACCGTCGACGCGGGCAGCGGCAACGACATCGTCCACGGCGGATACGGCAACGACCGCCTCGACGGCGGCTTCGGCAACGACACCCTCACCGCGGGCCCCGGCAACGACAATCTCATCGGCAACTCCGGCACCGACAACCTGAACACGGTCGACAACGTGGCCGGCAACGACACCGCCAACGGAGGCCCCCAGACGGACACCTGCACCACGGACGCGGGCGACACGCGCCTCAGCTGCCCCTGA
- a CDS encoding pectate lyase family protein, giving the protein MRKPVALRLSAALGTLALAAATGMVLSMPTASAAGAGATGFATQNGGTTGGAGGTTVRATTGTQIHQALCSRAASSTPLVIQVEGTITVGNTAKVSGGSCNTAAGVIELKGVSNVTLVGVGSGAVFDQIGIHLRQSSNIIVQNVTVQNVKKSGSPTSNGGDAIGMERDVHNVWVDHTTLTASGGESAGFDALFDMKDDTRYVTLSYSVLRNSGRGGLVGSGDSDLGNGPVTFHHNRYENIDSRTPLLRGATAHIYNNHYVRLNESGINPRAGGKAKVDNNYFKDSKDVLGTFYTDLPGYWQVSGNIFDNVTWTPPGEDNNPAGPNPTSNTTVGIPYAYRLDAASCVPSIVTATAGANTGLKVSDGNCAASTPTATATATSNPTPAPTPTATSTPAGANLSLGAAADGSSKASGTSYGNVRDGDTSTYWSPAGSTGSVSVKWGSTTAVSKVVLREAAGATGNIGSWRVLNGDTGAVLTSGSGASAVSFTSTSLKKVTFEITGSSATPKVAEFETYA; this is encoded by the coding sequence ATGAGAAAGCCAGTCGCTCTGCGACTCTCCGCGGCGCTCGGCACGCTGGCCCTGGCGGCGGCGACAGGCATGGTCCTGTCGATGCCCACCGCCTCGGCGGCCGGCGCCGGCGCGACCGGGTTCGCCACCCAGAACGGCGGCACGACCGGCGGCGCCGGGGGCACGACGGTCAGGGCCACCACCGGCACCCAGATCCACCAGGCCCTGTGCAGCCGGGCCGCCAGCAGTACCCCCCTCGTCATCCAGGTCGAGGGGACGATCACCGTCGGCAACACGGCGAAGGTGTCGGGCGGCAGCTGCAACACCGCGGCCGGAGTGATCGAGCTGAAGGGCGTCAGCAACGTCACCCTCGTCGGCGTCGGCAGCGGAGCCGTGTTCGACCAGATCGGCATTCACCTCCGCCAGTCGAGCAACATCATCGTGCAGAACGTGACCGTCCAGAACGTGAAGAAGTCCGGCTCGCCCACCTCCAACGGCGGCGACGCCATCGGCATGGAGCGCGACGTGCACAACGTCTGGGTCGACCACACCACGCTGACCGCATCCGGCGGTGAGTCGGCGGGCTTCGACGCCCTGTTCGACATGAAGGACGACACCCGGTACGTGACCCTGTCCTACAGCGTCCTGCGCAACTCCGGGCGCGGCGGTCTCGTCGGCTCCGGCGACAGCGACCTCGGCAACGGGCCGGTCACCTTCCACCACAACCGGTACGAGAACATCGACTCCCGTACGCCCCTGCTGCGCGGGGCCACCGCCCACATCTACAACAACCACTACGTCAGGCTGAACGAGTCGGGCATCAATCCCCGGGCCGGCGGCAAGGCCAAGGTCGACAACAACTACTTCAAGGACTCCAAGGACGTCCTCGGCACCTTCTACACCGACCTGCCGGGATACTGGCAGGTCAGCGGCAACATCTTCGACAACGTGACCTGGACGCCGCCGGGTGAGGACAACAACCCCGCGGGGCCGAACCCGACGTCGAACACGACCGTCGGCATCCCCTACGCCTACCGTCTCGACGCCGCGTCCTGCGTGCCGTCGATCGTGACCGCGACGGCGGGCGCCAACACGGGCCTCAAGGTGTCGGACGGCAACTGCGCCGCGTCGACGCCCACCGCCACCGCGACCGCCACCTCGAATCCCACGCCGGCGCCGACGCCCACCGCGACATCCACGCCGGCCGGCGCCAACCTGAGCCTCGGCGCCGCCGCCGACGGCTCCAGCAAGGCGTCCGGCACCAGCTACGGCAACGTCCGCGACGGTGACACGAGCACCTACTGGTCGCCGGCCGGCTCGACCGGATCCGTCTCGGTCAAGTGGGGCTCGACGACCGCCGTTTCCAAGGTCGTCCTTCGGGAGGCCGCGGGAGCCACCGGCAACATCGGTTCCTGGCGGGTGCTCAACGGCGACACCGGCGCGGTGCTGACCTCGGGCAGCGGAGCGAGCGCGGTGTCCTTCACCTCCACCTCGCTGAAGAAGGTCACCTTCGAGATCACCGGCTCGAGCGCCACCCCGAAGGTGGCGGAGTTCGAGACCTACGCCTGA